A single genomic interval of Pseudomonas sp. FeN3W harbors:
- the flgJ gene encoding flagellar assembly peptidoglycan hydrolase FlgJ yields the protein MENRLGSGARGLDSGSYTDLNRLSQLKVGKDRDGEENVRKVAQEFESLFLNEMLKSMRSATEVLAKDNPLNSQASKQYQDMYDQQLSVSLSKEGGGIGLADVLVRQLSKQTETATRNNPFAQVAQTEGAAWPSKPAAAVESARDDSRLLNQRRLALPGRAIERQVADVSATAQKPAAEGVQPLVDLDWKPATAFVPPKDKPLVVNGVEKSAPNAPSKTRFNSSEEFIATMLPMAEKAAERLGIEPRFLVAQAALETGWGKSMIRQKDGSNSHNLFGIKATGWKGASATVMTTEYVNGTATRERAGFRAYDSFEQSFDDFVSLLENNDRYRTAIQVASNTGDSERFVKELQKAGYATDPQYARKISQIARKMQTYQTVADANSVPAMRTRG from the coding sequence TCGGAAGCGGAGCGCGCGGCCTCGACAGTGGCAGCTACACCGACCTCAATCGCCTCAGCCAGCTCAAGGTTGGCAAGGATCGGGACGGTGAGGAGAACGTGCGCAAGGTTGCGCAGGAGTTCGAGTCGTTGTTTCTCAACGAAATGCTCAAGTCGATGCGTTCGGCAACCGAGGTGCTGGCCAAGGACAATCCGCTGAACAGTCAGGCCAGCAAGCAGTACCAGGATATGTATGACCAGCAGCTGTCTGTCAGCCTTTCGAAGGAGGGCGGTGGCATCGGCCTGGCAGACGTACTGGTGCGCCAGTTGAGCAAGCAGACCGAAACCGCGACACGCAACAATCCCTTTGCCCAGGTTGCGCAGACCGAAGGCGCCGCCTGGCCGAGTAAACCGGCCGCGGCTGTCGAGTCCGCACGAGATGATTCCCGATTGCTCAATCAGCGTCGCCTGGCGTTGCCAGGCCGGGCGATCGAGCGGCAAGTGGCAGATGTATCGGCGACTGCGCAGAAACCTGCCGCAGAAGGCGTCCAGCCTTTGGTCGACCTCGATTGGAAGCCTGCCACGGCGTTCGTTCCCCCCAAGGACAAGCCGTTGGTCGTCAACGGTGTCGAGAAAAGTGCGCCCAACGCGCCGAGCAAGACGCGATTCAATTCGTCCGAGGAGTTCATCGCCACCATGCTGCCCATGGCAGAAAAGGCGGCCGAACGACTGGGTATCGAGCCGCGTTTCCTGGTCGCACAAGCTGCCCTGGAGACCGGCTGGGGTAAATCCATGATCCGTCAAAAGGACGGCAGCAACAGCCACAACCTGTTCGGCATCAAGGCCACCGGCTGGAAAGGGGCGTCGGCCACCGTGATGACCACCGAGTACGTCAACGGTACGGCAACCCGCGAGAGAGCGGGCTTCCGCGCCTACGATTCGTTCGAGCAGAGCTTCGACGATTTCGTCAGCCTGCTGGAAAACAACGACCGTTATCGGACCGCCATTCAGGTGGCGAGCAATACCGGCGATTCGGAGCGCTTCGTCAAGGAGCTGCAGAAGGCCGGCTACGCCACCGACCCGCAGTACGCGCGCAAGATCAGCCAGATCGCCCGCAAGATGCAGACTTATCAGACCGTTGCCGACGCGAATTCGGTGCCCGCCATGCGGACCAGAGGCTAA